The Phycisphaeraceae bacterium genome window below encodes:
- a CDS encoding IS256 family transposase has protein sequence MTHRSDRSELDDVVTLIAEHGTDSMQQAFSTLLNIAMRTEREQVLGARPHERTPERRGHANGFKPKSLKTRVGTLTVQVPKTRGIDFYPSALERGVRSERALLCALAEMYVQGVSTRRVTAVLEELCGLEISSAQVSRATAELDDELEAWRTRPIGEVRYLILDARYEKVRHAGTVISTAVLVATGVLADGRRTILGVSVARSEAEVHWRAFLRSLLERGMHGVRLVVSDDHEGLRAAREAVLTGIPWQRCQFHLMRNAMAYVPKIGQRNEVAQELKTILNAADRDEADRRLRAMVERWKIEAPQLAAWLEASAPESMTVFTLSPYLRRRLRTTNAQERLNREIKRRTRVAGLFPNDASLLRLVTAILAEIDEEWTTGRVYLNHQAA, from the coding sequence ATGACCCACCGATCGGATCGTAGCGAACTCGACGACGTCGTGACACTCATCGCCGAACACGGCACCGACAGCATGCAGCAGGCCTTCTCCACGCTGCTCAACATCGCCATGCGCACCGAGCGCGAGCAGGTGCTCGGCGCCCGTCCCCATGAACGCACCCCGGAACGCCGCGGGCACGCGAACGGCTTCAAGCCCAAGTCGCTCAAGACCCGCGTCGGCACGCTCACCGTGCAGGTGCCCAAGACGCGCGGCATCGACTTCTATCCCTCGGCGCTCGAGCGGGGCGTGCGGTCGGAACGCGCCCTGCTCTGCGCCCTCGCCGAGATGTACGTCCAGGGCGTCTCGACCCGACGCGTCACCGCCGTGCTCGAGGAACTCTGCGGGCTCGAGATCTCGAGCGCCCAGGTCAGCCGTGCCACCGCCGAGCTCGACGACGAACTCGAGGCCTGGCGCACGCGCCCGATCGGTGAGGTGCGCTATCTCATCCTCGATGCTCGCTACGAGAAGGTGCGACACGCCGGCACCGTGATCTCGACCGCCGTCCTCGTCGCGACCGGCGTCCTCGCCGATGGCCGACGCACGATTCTCGGGGTCAGTGTCGCCCGAAGCGAGGCCGAGGTCCACTGGCGCGCGTTTCTCCGCTCGCTGCTTGAACGCGGCATGCACGGCGTCCGCCTCGTCGTCAGCGACGATCACGAGGGACTCCGCGCCGCACGAGAGGCGGTGCTCACCGGAATCCCCTGGCAGCGCTGCCAGTTCCACCTGATGCGCAACGCCATGGCCTACGTGCCGAAGATCGGTCAGCGCAACGAGGTCGCGCAGGAGCTCAAGACCATCCTCAACGCCGCCGACCGCGACGAGGCCGACCGCCGCCTCCGCGCGATGGTCGAACGATGGAAGATCGAGGCGCCCCAGCTCGCCGCGTGGCTCGAGGCGAGTGCGCCAGAATCGATGACCGTCTTCACCCTCTCGCCCTATCTTCGCCGCCGACTCCGCACCACCAACGCCCAGGAACGTCTCAATCGTGAGATCAAGCGACGAACCCGCGTCGCCGGTCTCTTTCCCAACGACGCATCCCTGCTCCGACTCGTCACCGCGATCCTTGCCGAGATCGACGAGGAGTGGACCACCGGACGCGTCTATCTCAACCACCAAGCCGCTTGA
- a CDS encoding transposase, translated as MKLREADAMLAAGKTIGQVVQSLGVSEQTFHRWRNQYGGMKVDEARRLKELEIENGDL; from the coding sequence GTGAAGCTGCGTGAGGCAGACGCGATGCTGGCGGCCGGCAAGACGATCGGGCAGGTCGTGCAGTCGCTGGGCGTGAGCGAGCAGACATTCCACCGCTGGCGGAACCAGTACGGCGGGATGAAGGTCGACGAGGCGCGGCGGCTGAAGGAGCTGGAGATCGAGAACGGGGACCTCTGA
- a CDS encoding IS5 family transposase: MAQRVNAEFGLVDGMTADLGGPRTARLLDRLDKSVSWKELVAPIAKLPEYREKRGVGRPAWQPETMLRALLLAKWFNLSDPQLEECLKDRLSFRRFVGLSLTDATPDETTFVVFRRRLRDAGLDRTIFDATLAQLEKRGLLVKEGTLVDATIIEQSRGSHRDDGTSTRDPEASFTKKSGQTHFGFKGHIAADRSSLVTDFRFSDAAPHDSNFIDELTEDETSMVVADTAYRSEERERKLLARGVTPVIAFKRQRGEKELAKELRVFNRIVASLRAVVEHPFAWMKRTGYRRVRYRGLRRNAFDFALHLVAYNWRRSLSLARA, from the coding sequence ATGGCACAGCGAGTCAACGCGGAGTTCGGTCTGGTCGACGGCATGACGGCGGACCTCGGAGGACCGAGGACGGCGAGGCTGCTCGACCGTCTCGACAAGTCGGTGTCGTGGAAGGAACTCGTTGCGCCGATCGCGAAGTTGCCGGAGTACCGCGAGAAGCGCGGCGTCGGCCGTCCGGCTTGGCAGCCGGAGACGATGCTTCGGGCCCTGCTTCTCGCGAAGTGGTTCAACCTGAGCGATCCGCAGCTCGAGGAGTGCCTGAAGGATCGCCTCTCGTTCCGTCGCTTCGTCGGGCTGAGCCTGACCGACGCGACGCCGGACGAGACGACCTTCGTGGTCTTCCGGCGCAGGCTTCGCGACGCGGGGCTCGATCGGACGATCTTCGACGCGACGCTGGCGCAGCTCGAGAAGCGCGGGCTGCTGGTAAAGGAAGGAACGCTGGTGGATGCAACGATCATCGAGCAGTCGCGCGGATCGCATCGGGACGACGGCACGAGCACGCGCGACCCGGAGGCGAGCTTCACGAAGAAGTCGGGCCAGACGCACTTCGGCTTCAAGGGTCACATCGCCGCGGACCGTTCGAGTCTGGTGACGGACTTCCGCTTCAGCGACGCGGCGCCGCACGACAGCAACTTCATCGACGAGCTGACGGAGGACGAGACGAGCATGGTGGTTGCGGACACGGCGTACCGCAGCGAGGAGCGGGAGCGGAAGCTGCTCGCCCGCGGCGTGACGCCGGTGATCGCGTTCAAGCGGCAGCGTGGAGAGAAGGAGCTCGCGAAGGAGCTTCGCGTCTTCAACCGGATCGTGGCCTCGCTGCGTGCCGTGGTCGAGCATCCCTTTGCCTGGATGAAACGGACGGGCTACCGCCGAGTGCGGTATCGAGGCCTGCGACGGAACGCGTTCGACTTCGCGTTGCACCTGGTGGCCTACAACTGGAGACGGAGTTTGAGCCTCGCAAGGGCGTAG
- a CDS encoding IS3 family transposase, producing the protein MTHVRARLEQPERRVCRVLGQARSTQRYRALARDGDEALVRRIHELVRHHPRRGYRLIWGMLRLEGWRVNCKRIERLWRQEGLKVPAKQHKRTRLGQSDNGIVRHRSLRVNHIWCVDFIHDRDDRGRALKWLSVVDEFTRECVALEVRRSMTAAGVAEVLIDLFTTRGVPGHIRSDNGPEFIAATIRRLADLTGTETLYIAPGSPWENGYAESFHSCLRDELLNAEVFTDVADARSQASSWREEYNHQRPHSSLGYVPPAKFAAGLAGPEGGAQPRPEDRPAPRIIGQHQLS; encoded by the coding sequence GTGACGCACGTGCGGGCGAGGCTGGAGCAGCCGGAGCGCCGTGTCTGTCGGGTGTTGGGTCAGGCGCGCTCGACGCAGCGCTACCGTGCGCTTGCGCGGGATGGCGATGAGGCGCTCGTGCGCCGCATCCACGAGCTCGTGCGACATCATCCCCGGCGGGGATACCGGCTGATCTGGGGCATGCTTCGACTGGAGGGCTGGCGCGTCAACTGCAAGCGGATCGAGCGCCTCTGGCGTCAGGAAGGCCTGAAAGTGCCTGCGAAACAGCACAAGCGCACGCGTCTGGGTCAGAGCGACAATGGAATCGTGCGTCATCGGTCGTTACGGGTGAACCACATCTGGTGCGTGGATTTCATCCACGATCGGGATGACCGTGGTCGGGCATTGAAGTGGCTGAGCGTGGTGGACGAGTTCACGCGCGAGTGCGTTGCGCTGGAGGTGCGCCGGTCGATGACGGCGGCGGGCGTGGCCGAGGTTCTGATTGACCTGTTCACCACGCGCGGCGTGCCGGGTCACATCCGCAGCGACAACGGTCCGGAGTTCATTGCCGCGACGATCCGTCGCTTGGCGGACCTGACGGGGACGGAGACCCTGTACATTGCACCCGGCAGTCCGTGGGAGAACGGCTACGCAGAGAGCTTCCATTCGTGTCTTCGCGACGAACTGCTCAACGCGGAGGTGTTCACCGACGTGGCGGACGCGCGTTCGCAGGCGTCGTCATGGCGCGAGGAGTACAACCATCAAAGGCCGCACTCGTCGCTGGGGTACGTACCCCCGGCGAAGTTCGCCGCGGGGCTGGCCGGTCCGGAGGGAGGGGCGCAGCCCCGACCGGAGGACCGGCCAGCCCCGCGAATCATCGGACAGCACCAACTCTCATAG
- a CDS encoding transposase has translation MDSVASGSTEVAECATESLKAAVTVDAEKVRSHLDEMVRSTVEQTLNAMLEVEADQACGAGRYERSPDRLDTRAGSYERTLETKAGSVKLKVPRLRKLPLESMIIERYRRRESSVEEALVEMYLAGVSMRRVEDITEALWGSRVSAGVYRFVCKSAASV, from the coding sequence ATGGACAGCGTAGCGAGCGGATCGACGGAAGTCGCGGAGTGCGCGACGGAGTCGTTGAAAGCGGCGGTGACGGTGGACGCGGAGAAGGTGCGAAGCCATCTGGACGAGATGGTGCGTTCGACGGTCGAGCAGACTCTGAACGCGATGCTGGAGGTGGAGGCGGACCAGGCGTGCGGGGCTGGTCGGTACGAGCGTTCGCCGGATCGTCTGGACACGCGAGCGGGGAGCTACGAGCGGACGCTGGAGACGAAGGCGGGCTCGGTGAAGCTCAAGGTTCCGCGGCTTCGAAAGCTGCCGCTCGAGTCGATGATCATCGAGCGGTATCGTCGTCGGGAGAGCTCGGTGGAGGAGGCGCTGGTGGAGATGTACCTGGCGGGCGTGAGCATGCGTCGGGTGGAGGACATCACGGAGGCGCTGTGGGGATCGCGGGTGAGCGCGGGCGTGTACCGTTTCGTCTGTAAATCGGCCGCGAGCGTGTGA
- a CDS encoding agmatine deiminase family protein, with amino-acid sequence MHPSRAVVALLGSAFVSLSLTSHADDGRTFKEADPPLTRVREGGTPFDPNQSLIPYAISTGIAAAPDTGLIVSPPEYDPVRGVIFRYSTGAWPSVVRACVKALTQDPAHDDIAYVVVASQAVANSAAAAFASDGADLSKVVFIIQPTDSIWMRDYGPHFIWQEGTKAIVDSHYYPQRKFDNFIPTLVGRDNFIVPTYDIGLYYSGGNFMMGPNREAFVTALINLDNPASQGFNLDLIKEFYGRFQGVDTLHVLPQLPTTVDGTGHIDMWMYIVDEQNVIISQFIPGSNASAINITNNAVTYMQNLGFTVHRPQAWNAGGTHFTYANAFRVNNRIFVPVYGTAIVPGGNSAYNTRDADAMAKWQAAAGPGVEIIPIQCSSIIGASGAIHCIVKQVPRYVDSMPSAHVIAPAGGEVWLSGTTETIRWNATDTNNRALADVDLLYSLDNGVTWSTIASGLPDSGSFEWTVPAGNSQFARVQVVVRSVGGATVAAVSKPYRHAPGTLKVYNFGSGAGSQHFATGHQTSNWSPTINGNLLPVTLGLTTANYAALAASDANGGNTDPNRFQSPTISTGNRSTHVFRFAIQEHPQQIDELRILWEGYADRCTQVELYVWDYSKNNWGDGGNLVGQNRFADSFAGNSDGVLNAYIRENIGNFVGPDGVVRYLVRAQRTTDRTFHDYTAVHVKMISGCITDLDGNGVTDGADLAILLGQWGGSGTADLNGDGTVNGADLAILLGAWGICLN; translated from the coding sequence ATGCATCCATCCAGAGCAGTCGTGGCGCTGTTGGGCAGCGCATTCGTCTCACTGAGCCTCACTTCACACGCCGACGATGGGCGGACCTTCAAGGAAGCCGATCCGCCTCTGACGCGTGTTCGCGAGGGCGGCACCCCATTCGATCCCAATCAGAGCTTGATCCCGTATGCGATCTCAACCGGTATCGCGGCTGCTCCTGACACCGGACTGATCGTCTCTCCGCCCGAGTACGACCCGGTGCGAGGAGTCATTTTCAGGTATAGCACCGGGGCGTGGCCGAGCGTGGTGCGGGCGTGCGTCAAGGCGCTCACCCAAGACCCGGCCCACGATGACATCGCGTATGTGGTTGTTGCGAGTCAGGCGGTGGCGAACTCCGCAGCGGCAGCGTTTGCCTCGGATGGAGCCGACCTCAGCAAGGTCGTCTTCATCATCCAGCCGACCGACTCGATCTGGATGCGCGACTATGGCCCGCACTTCATCTGGCAGGAGGGCACCAAGGCCATCGTCGACAGCCACTACTACCCGCAACGGAAGTTCGACAACTTCATTCCCACCCTGGTCGGCCGAGACAACTTCATCGTGCCGACCTATGACATCGGGCTCTATTACTCCGGCGGCAACTTCATGATGGGCCCGAACCGCGAGGCCTTCGTGACGGCCCTGATCAACCTCGACAATCCCGCGAGTCAGGGCTTCAATCTCGACTTGATCAAGGAGTTCTACGGCCGATTCCAAGGTGTCGACACGCTGCATGTTCTGCCGCAGCTCCCCACCACCGTTGACGGCACGGGGCACATCGACATGTGGATGTACATCGTCGATGAGCAGAATGTGATCATCTCGCAGTTCATCCCCGGCTCGAACGCGAGCGCGATCAACATCACGAACAACGCGGTCACCTACATGCAGAACCTCGGGTTCACCGTGCATCGACCTCAGGCGTGGAACGCGGGCGGCACGCACTTCACCTACGCGAATGCCTTCCGGGTGAACAACCGGATCTTCGTTCCCGTCTATGGAACGGCGATCGTTCCGGGCGGGAACTCTGCCTACAACACGCGCGATGCCGATGCGATGGCGAAGTGGCAGGCAGCGGCCGGTCCGGGCGTCGAGATCATCCCGATTCAGTGCAGCAGCATCATCGGTGCGTCGGGCGCCATCCACTGCATCGTGAAGCAGGTCCCGAGGTATGTCGACTCGATGCCGTCGGCGCATGTCATCGCTCCGGCGGGCGGCGAGGTGTGGCTCTCAGGAACCACCGAGACGATTCGCTGGAATGCGACGGACACGAACAATCGGGCGCTCGCCGATGTGGACCTCCTCTACTCCCTCGACAACGGTGTCACCTGGAGCACCATCGCCAGCGGTCTCCCTGACAGCGGGTCGTTCGAGTGGACTGTTCCGGCTGGCAACAGCCAGTTCGCCCGCGTGCAGGTCGTGGTCCGAAGCGTCGGTGGTGCGACCGTCGCCGCTGTGAGCAAGCCATATCGCCACGCCCCGGGCACGCTGAAGGTCTACAACTTCGGGAGCGGTGCAGGCTCGCAGCACTTTGCCACGGGTCACCAGACCAGTAACTGGAGCCCGACCATCAACGGCAACCTTCTGCCAGTCACGCTTGGCCTCACGACGGCGAACTACGCCGCGTTGGCGGCGTCCGATGCCAACGGCGGCAACACTGATCCCAATCGCTTCCAGTCTCCCACGATCAGCACCGGGAATCGGTCGACCCATGTCTTCCGCTTCGCCATCCAGGAGCACCCGCAGCAGATCGATGAACTGCGGATTCTCTGGGAGGGCTACGCCGATCGCTGCACCCAGGTTGAGCTCTATGTCTGGGATTACTCCAAGAACAACTGGGGTGATGGAGGCAATCTGGTCGGGCAGAATCGCTTTGCCGACAGCTTCGCCGGGAACAGTGACGGTGTGCTCAACGCCTACATCCGTGAGAACATCGGCAACTTCGTCGGGCCGGACGGCGTGGTGCGCTACCTCGTCCGCGCGCAGCGGACCACGGATCGCACCTTCCATGACTACACCGCAGTGCATGTCAAGATGATCTCCGGATGCATCACTGACCTTGATGGCAATGGTGTCACCGATGGCGCCGACCTCGCCATCCTGCTCGGCCAGTGGGGCGGCAGCGGAACCGCGGATCTGAATGGCGACGGCACGGTGAACGGTGCCGATCTGGCGATCCTCCTTGGGGCTTGGGGCATCTGCCTGAACTGA
- a CDS encoding aminotransferase class V-fold PLP-dependent enzyme, translating to MTPLVAQSATVPDRDEVRARFPSLAGRMAFLENAGGAQAPASVIEAIRAYMHACYVQPGAGYRESNLASGIVDDAHRFMELFVNAGTAGRAIMGPSSSALLRMLGECWRPMIRPGDEIVVAEAGHEANIAPWVALESSGAIIRWWRCQGAANGAPLDALDTLLSRRTRLVCVHHVSNLLGGVVDIAEVARRAKAVGARTIVDGVAFAPHRAIDVSAWGCDWYVFSNYKVFGPHMATLFGRHEAIDELTGPGHFFIPKSTVPAKFELGGVPHESCAGVLGLRPYLAFLAGSTGARPAPPKAAAPSDWADTLSTMTSPVLDRPTIERAMQATMDLEAPLTERLMSGLESMAGIEIVGPSGAGRERVPTVSLRHSQQRSSEVVAKVHALGVAIRNGHMYSHRLCEALGIDPSEGVIRISAVHYNTEAEIDRTLEAIQRSIS from the coding sequence ATGACACCTCTCGTTGCTCAATCCGCGACCGTTCCCGATCGAGACGAGGTGCGAGCTCGATTTCCATCGCTCGCAGGTCGGATGGCGTTCCTCGAGAACGCCGGTGGCGCGCAGGCGCCCGCGAGTGTGATCGAAGCGATTCGCGCCTACATGCACGCCTGCTATGTCCAGCCCGGTGCCGGATATCGCGAGTCCAATCTCGCTTCGGGCATTGTCGATGACGCCCATCGTTTCATGGAGCTCTTCGTCAACGCGGGGACTGCGGGACGGGCCATCATGGGGCCCTCAAGCAGCGCTCTCTTGCGAATGCTCGGTGAGTGCTGGCGGCCGATGATCAGGCCGGGTGATGAGATCGTGGTTGCGGAAGCGGGACATGAAGCCAACATTGCGCCGTGGGTGGCCCTCGAATCCTCGGGTGCCATCATCCGCTGGTGGCGCTGCCAGGGTGCCGCCAACGGCGCACCGCTCGATGCGCTGGACACGCTCCTGTCGCGGCGCACGCGCCTCGTCTGCGTGCACCATGTCTCGAACCTGCTCGGCGGTGTGGTGGACATCGCCGAAGTCGCCCGCCGTGCGAAGGCCGTGGGCGCACGAACGATCGTCGACGGAGTGGCCTTCGCTCCACACCGCGCGATCGATGTCTCGGCGTGGGGGTGCGACTGGTATGTCTTCTCGAACTACAAGGTCTTCGGTCCACACATGGCGACCCTCTTCGGGCGCCACGAGGCGATCGATGAGTTGACCGGCCCCGGCCACTTCTTCATTCCAAAGAGCACGGTTCCTGCCAAGTTCGAACTGGGCGGTGTGCCCCACGAGAGCTGCGCCGGGGTCCTCGGATTGAGGCCCTATCTCGCCTTTCTGGCAGGTTCAACAGGCGCGCGTCCTGCGCCTCCGAAGGCCGCGGCACCATCGGACTGGGCCGACACGCTCTCGACGATGACCTCTCCCGTTCTTGATCGACCCACGATCGAGCGCGCGATGCAGGCGACGATGGACCTCGAAGCGCCTCTCACCGAGCGCCTGATGTCCGGACTCGAGTCGATGGCCGGCATCGAGATCGTCGGACCGAGCGGCGCAGGGCGCGAGCGCGTGCCGACGGTCAGCTTGCGTCACTCACAGCAGCGCAGCTCGGAGGTGGTCGCCAAGGTCCACGCTCTTGGAGTGGCTATTCGCAACGGTCACATGTACTCGCACAGGCTCTGCGAGGCGCTTGGCATCGATCCGTCAGAGGGCGTGATCCGGATCAGCGCCGTGCACTACAACACCGAGGCTGAGATCGATCGCACGCTCGAGGCGATTCAGCGCTCGATTTCCTGA
- a CDS encoding DUF4185 domain-containing protein: MQQAQKLLLALVVVIFPASISFGDGVGSVPGQAEAVPTPQPLRESTIRLDPAWTEALMAFDPDTERFCGGDGAASCPLPGGRTLWLFGDSCIAAVVDGRYQPGWWMTNNVAAVTVDPPRGEAPAPGSAVARFGDRPEPGEPSGFVVPPAGGRARWSWPCDGAIVVGPAGEERLLIFYGDLARRVDEPAPGEVWNFKFVGNRVAIIENPSEAPKAWRVVQHALEPRDSGRMKDGAPTISWGVVVMRDPESSGDRLVIFGVDGSNPFNKQAVVARVQVAKAHDFSEWRFWTGSSWSPRESEAATVINHVVDEFTIHHEPARGDAERGRWLLIQGEPVLGHRILVRQAPTPLGPWSDGHPIYTVPEPSNDEKLITYGAKAHPHLSAPGELLISYCINSLDFGSLSRDVEIYRPRFLRVPAALLHGPDRAAAGPPDSGDGRRAKSAPPRPSTDEASTP; the protein is encoded by the coding sequence ATGCAGCAGGCTCAGAAGCTTCTCCTCGCCCTGGTCGTGGTCATCTTCCCCGCCTCCATCAGCTTCGGCGATGGAGTGGGGTCGGTGCCGGGCCAAGCCGAAGCGGTGCCAACCCCCCAGCCTTTACGGGAATCAACGATTCGCCTTGATCCCGCGTGGACCGAGGCGCTCATGGCCTTCGATCCTGACACCGAGCGCTTCTGCGGCGGCGATGGTGCCGCGAGCTGTCCGCTCCCCGGTGGTCGCACGCTGTGGCTCTTTGGGGACTCCTGCATCGCCGCCGTCGTCGATGGCCGCTACCAGCCAGGGTGGTGGATGACGAACAATGTTGCCGCAGTGACCGTCGATCCCCCGCGCGGCGAAGCCCCAGCGCCGGGCTCCGCCGTGGCTCGCTTCGGCGATCGGCCTGAACCAGGTGAGCCCTCGGGATTTGTGGTGCCTCCTGCGGGCGGACGCGCTCGATGGAGCTGGCCCTGCGATGGAGCGATCGTGGTCGGCCCGGCGGGCGAGGAGCGTTTGCTCATCTTCTACGGCGACCTTGCGAGGCGGGTCGATGAGCCGGCCCCCGGCGAGGTGTGGAACTTCAAGTTCGTCGGCAATCGAGTGGCGATCATCGAGAATCCAAGCGAGGCCCCGAAGGCGTGGCGCGTCGTGCAGCACGCGCTCGAGCCGCGCGACAGCGGGCGCATGAAGGATGGCGCCCCCACGATCTCCTGGGGTGTTGTGGTGATGCGCGATCCGGAGTCGAGTGGCGATCGTCTGGTGATCTTCGGAGTCGATGGCTCGAATCCCTTCAACAAGCAGGCTGTGGTCGCGCGCGTCCAAGTGGCGAAGGCGCATGACTTCTCCGAATGGCGCTTCTGGACTGGATCGTCCTGGTCTCCTCGCGAGTCCGAGGCAGCCACCGTCATCAATCATGTGGTCGATGAGTTCACGATCCACCATGAGCCCGCGCGCGGCGATGCTGAGCGGGGGCGATGGCTGCTGATTCAGGGTGAGCCGGTGCTCGGACATCGAATCCTCGTGCGCCAAGCGCCCACTCCGCTGGGCCCATGGTCTGATGGCCACCCGATCTACACGGTTCCCGAACCCTCGAATGATGAGAAGCTCATCACCTATGGCGCGAAGGCGCATCCCCACCTTTCGGCGCCGGGTGAGTTACTCATTTCCTACTGCATCAATTCGCTCGACTTCGGCAGCCTGAGCCGCGATGTCGAGATCTACCGCCCCCGCTTCCTCCGTGTGCCTGCCGCGCTGCTGCACGGCCCCGATCGAGCAGCCGCCGGGCCACCGGATTCCGGCGACGGCAGAAGAGCGAAGTCTGCTCCGCCCCGCCCCTCCACTGACGAGGCCTCAACGCCATGA
- a CDS encoding cryptochrome/photolyase family protein: MPRRPVPSRSKRPAAAPGARLAVIFGDQLDLDAPLLQRLDPDRDLILMMEVAEESRHVASHIQRTVLFLSAMRHFADTLSARGFQVRYVTLDDPDNSHHFTTEVERVISEVSPNEVLCTWPGEWRIVREVESWSERLGRPVTILPDDHFITSIEAFSAWAKGRRSLMMEFFYRDQRRRTGYLMRGKPPQPEGGTWNFDSENRRSFGAGGPSPPPPHPPAFARDRITREVVATVRRVLPDLPGRLDEGDTFRWPVTRAQALEALEDFIAHRLANFGPYEDAMWTATPFVYHSVLSPALNLKLLNPRECCEAAIRAYERGDAPLQSVEAFVRQLIGWREFVRGIYWLEGPEYAQRNGLGAHGRLPDFYWSGETDMACMRECLSQVIEGAYGHHIQRLMVTGNFALLSGVHPKAVSDWYLGMFADGIDWVTLPNTLGMVMHADRRQDAAAGVTGLVGTKPYSASGKYIERMSNYCDHCRYDPAHRTGPTACPFTVLYWDFLIRHRDQLSANPRMRMMFRSVDAMSTKTKAQLTIDARALRQRLGVEST; the protein is encoded by the coding sequence GTGCCACGCCGTCCAGTGCCATCCAGGTCGAAGCGTCCAGCCGCCGCGCCCGGCGCGCGGCTCGCAGTGATCTTCGGAGACCAGTTGGATCTCGATGCGCCGCTCCTTCAGCGCCTCGATCCCGATCGTGATCTGATCCTGATGATGGAGGTCGCCGAGGAGTCGCGGCATGTGGCCAGTCACATCCAGCGCACGGTGCTCTTCCTCTCGGCGATGCGTCACTTCGCCGACACCCTGTCTGCTCGTGGGTTTCAAGTGCGCTATGTGACCCTCGATGACCCCGACAACTCGCACCATTTCACGACCGAAGTCGAGCGCGTCATCTCCGAGGTGAGCCCGAACGAGGTGCTCTGCACCTGGCCCGGCGAGTGGCGCATCGTGCGTGAAGTGGAGTCGTGGTCGGAGCGCCTTGGACGACCCGTGACCATCCTGCCGGACGATCACTTCATCACCTCGATCGAGGCGTTCTCCGCGTGGGCGAAGGGGCGTCGCAGCCTGATGATGGAGTTCTTCTATCGCGATCAGCGTCGGCGCACGGGGTACCTCATGCGAGGCAAGCCGCCGCAGCCCGAGGGAGGCACATGGAACTTCGACTCGGAGAATCGCAGGTCGTTTGGAGCGGGTGGGCCTTCTCCGCCGCCGCCGCACCCGCCTGCATTCGCGCGAGACCGCATCACGCGCGAAGTCGTCGCGACCGTGCGCCGGGTGCTGCCCGATCTGCCCGGTCGACTTGATGAGGGTGACACCTTCCGCTGGCCGGTGACGCGAGCCCAGGCGCTCGAAGCCCTCGAGGACTTCATTGCGCATCGGCTGGCGAACTTCGGCCCCTACGAGGATGCGATGTGGACGGCGACGCCGTTCGTCTACCACTCCGTCCTCTCACCTGCACTCAACCTGAAGCTCCTCAACCCGCGCGAGTGCTGTGAGGCCGCCATCCGCGCGTACGAGCGGGGCGATGCGCCTCTCCAGTCAGTCGAGGCGTTCGTGCGCCAGCTCATCGGATGGCGCGAGTTCGTTCGGGGCATCTACTGGCTGGAGGGGCCGGAGTATGCACAGCGCAACGGTCTCGGCGCGCATGGGCGCCTGCCCGATTTCTACTGGAGCGGTGAGACCGACATGGCGTGCATGCGCGAGTGCCTATCGCAGGTGATCGAAGGCGCCTACGGCCACCACATTCAGCGGCTCATGGTGACCGGCAACTTCGCGCTCCTGAGCGGGGTGCATCCCAAGGCGGTCAGTGACTGGTACCTCGGCATGTTCGCTGACGGTATCGATTGGGTGACACTGCCGAACACCCTCGGCATGGTCATGCATGCGGATCGACGCCAGGATGCAGCCGCGGGTGTGACGGGGCTCGTCGGAACGAAGCCATACTCCGCCAGCGGGAAGTACATCGAGCGCATGAGCAACTACTGCGACCACTGCCGCTACGACCCGGCGCATCGCACCGGGCCGACGGCGTGCCCCTTCACGGTCCTCTATTGGGACTTCCTCATCCGGCACCGCGATCAACTGTCAGCCAACCCACGCATGCGGATGATGTTCCGGAGTGTCGATGCCATGTCGACAAAGACCAAGGCTCAGCTCACCATCGACGCCCGGGCGCTGCGACAGCGTCTTGGGGTGGAGTCCACCTGA